Proteins encoded in a region of the Mycolicibacterium neoaurum genome:
- a CDS encoding acyl-CoA dehydrogenase family protein — MAINLEMPRKLRAVIEKGHQGAAEMLRPISRKYDLAEHAYPVELDTLATLFEGISAAKTISFAGADGVGGGDVDGKSNINGANMSALVNALEVSWGDVALLLSIPYQGLGNAAISSVATKEQLERLGKVWAAMAITEPGFGSDSAAVTTTAVLDGDEYVINGEKIYVTAGSRASHIVVWATVDKSLGRAAIKSFIVPREHPGVTVERLEHKLGIKASDTAAIRFENARIPKENLLGDPEVKVDKGFGGVMETFDNTRPIVAAMAVGVARAALEELRVILTEAGIEISYDKPAHAQSAPAAEFLRMEAEWESGYLLTVRSAWQADNKIPNSKEASMGKAKAARVGSDITLKAVEMAGTVGYSEQSLLEKWARDSKILDIFEGTQQIQQLVVARRLLGLSSAELK, encoded by the coding sequence ATGGCAATCAATCTGGAAATGCCGCGCAAACTGCGGGCAGTCATCGAAAAGGGTCATCAGGGTGCGGCCGAGATGCTGCGTCCCATCTCCCGCAAGTACGACCTCGCCGAGCACGCCTACCCGGTGGAGCTCGACACACTGGCCACCTTGTTCGAGGGCATCTCGGCGGCCAAGACCATCTCCTTTGCCGGCGCGGACGGTGTCGGTGGTGGTGATGTCGACGGCAAGTCGAATATCAACGGCGCCAACATGTCCGCGTTGGTGAACGCACTCGAGGTCTCTTGGGGCGACGTCGCACTGCTGCTGTCGATCCCCTATCAGGGACTGGGCAATGCCGCGATCTCCAGTGTGGCGACCAAGGAGCAGCTCGAGCGGCTCGGCAAGGTGTGGGCGGCGATGGCGATCACCGAACCGGGCTTCGGATCCGACTCGGCGGCGGTGACGACCACCGCGGTGCTCGACGGTGACGAGTATGTGATCAACGGCGAGAAGATCTACGTCACGGCCGGATCGAGGGCCAGCCACATCGTGGTGTGGGCAACGGTCGACAAGTCACTGGGCCGCGCCGCGATCAAGTCGTTCATCGTTCCCCGCGAACATCCCGGCGTCACCGTCGAACGGCTGGAGCACAAGCTCGGCATCAAGGCCTCCGACACCGCGGCGATCCGCTTCGAGAATGCCCGGATCCCCAAGGAGAACCTGCTGGGCGATCCGGAAGTCAAGGTGGACAAGGGTTTCGGCGGGGTCATGGAGACCTTCGACAACACCCGGCCGATCGTGGCGGCGATGGCTGTCGGTGTGGCGCGCGCCGCGCTGGAGGAGCTGCGGGTCATCCTCACCGAGGCGGGCATCGAGATCTCCTACGACAAGCCCGCACACGCCCAAAGCGCCCCGGCCGCCGAGTTCCTGCGTATGGAGGCCGAGTGGGAGTCCGGCTACCTGCTGACCGTGCGGTCGGCATGGCAGGCCGACAACAAGATCCCGAACTCGAAAGAGGCCTCCATGGGCAAGGCCAAGGCCGCCCGGGTCGGCAGCGATATCACCTTGAAGGCTGTCGAGATGGCCGGCACGGTCGGTTACTCCGAACAGTCGCTGCTGGAGAAGTGGGCTCGCGACTCGAAGATCCTCGACATCTTCGAGGGAACCCAGCAGATCCAGCAACTGGTGGTGGCCCGCCGGTTGCTCGGGTTGTCGTCCGCCGAATTGAAGTAG
- a CDS encoding PPOX class F420-dependent oxidoreductase, whose translation MSQQLPQGLLDLLGKPSPCFVATLMPDGAPQLTETWVHTDGEHIVLNIVGGSQKDRNLARDPRIAINVADPDDVRRFYAIRGRVTTTTAEGGHESIHEISQKYLGMPYPYFSGNPDETRLILTIAAEKITPPPGE comes from the coding sequence ATGTCCCAACAGCTTCCGCAGGGTCTGCTCGACCTGCTGGGTAAACCGAGTCCCTGCTTCGTGGCCACGCTGATGCCCGACGGCGCGCCGCAGTTGACCGAGACGTGGGTGCACACCGACGGTGAGCACATCGTCCTCAACATCGTCGGCGGCTCGCAGAAGGACCGTAACCTCGCCCGCGATCCGCGGATCGCCATCAACGTCGCCGACCCGGACGACGTCCGGCGCTTCTACGCCATCAGAGGTCGCGTCACGACCACGACGGCCGAGGGCGGACACGAGAGCATCCACGAGATTTCGCAGAAGTACCTCGGCATGCCCTACCCCTACTTCAGCGGAAATCCCGACGAGACGCGGCTCATCCTCACCATCGCCGCCGAGAAGATCACCCCGCCGCCGGGGGAGTGA
- a CDS encoding mechanosensitive ion channel family protein — protein sequence MTTTNGTVLALSVADRWHDFWRGEIGEWIITRGLRIVMLVIAAILIARFVNWAAQRITRRIDADFRESDALVRTETAKHRQAVASVISWVTIALICVVVLLQITDILAIPVGSLVAPAAVLGAALGFGAQRIVQDLLSGFFIITEKQYGFGDLVTLTLGASNDATGTVEDVTLRVTKLRTSDGEVFTIPNGQIMKSLNLSKDWARAVVDIPVPTTADLNSVNELLHAVCENAMKDPHMSELLLDRPQLMGVESLELDTVNLRMVARTLPGKQFEVGRQLRLLVIAALARAGIVSKPESTPLAANSEVRSQ from the coding sequence ATGACGACGACTAACGGCACGGTTCTCGCACTGTCAGTGGCCGACCGCTGGCATGACTTCTGGCGCGGCGAGATCGGCGAGTGGATCATCACCCGCGGTCTACGCATCGTCATGTTAGTGATCGCCGCCATCCTGATCGCGCGGTTCGTCAACTGGGCGGCACAGCGCATCACCCGCCGGATCGACGCCGACTTCCGGGAGAGCGATGCGCTGGTGCGCACCGAGACGGCCAAGCACCGGCAGGCGGTCGCTTCGGTCATCTCCTGGGTGACCATCGCGCTGATCTGTGTGGTGGTGCTGCTGCAGATCACCGACATCCTGGCCATCCCGGTCGGATCCTTGGTGGCCCCCGCTGCGGTGCTCGGTGCGGCGCTCGGTTTCGGGGCGCAGCGCATCGTGCAGGACCTGCTGTCGGGTTTCTTCATCATCACCGAGAAGCAGTACGGGTTCGGTGACCTGGTGACGCTGACGTTGGGCGCCTCCAACGACGCCACCGGCACCGTGGAGGATGTCACCCTGCGGGTGACCAAGCTGCGCACCAGCGATGGTGAGGTGTTCACCATCCCCAACGGTCAGATCATGAAATCGCTCAACCTTTCCAAGGACTGGGCGCGCGCCGTAGTGGACATTCCGGTGCCGACCACCGCCGACCTCAACTCGGTCAACGAGTTGCTGCACGCGGTCTGCGAGAACGCCATGAAAGACCCGCACATGAGCGAGTTGTTACTGGACCGGCCGCAGCTGATGGGTGTGGAAAGCCTGGAGTTGGACACCGTGAACCTGCGGATGGTGGCGCGCACCCTGCCCGGTAAGCAGTTCGAGGTGGGCAGGCAGTTGCGCTTGCTGGTCATCGCGGCGTTGGCTCGCGCGGGGATCGTGTCCAAGCCCGAGTCCACCCCGCTGGCCGCGAACTCGGAGGTCCGCAGTCAGTGA
- a CDS encoding acyl-CoA dehydrogenase family protein yields MTNLESRPKRTGPESAVGLQKHKRTATDIGIALLTPLVGQEFLDRYGLRDPLNKGLRYGVKTAFSAAGAGARQFKRIQNIGGSPTRLAPKESDYFDLTPDDDQKMIVETVAEFAEEILRPAAHDADAAANYPPDLIAKAAEIGVTSLSIPESFDGIAEHRSTVTAALVAEALAYGDMGLALPILAPAGVASALTHWGSADQQATYLPEFAGEKVPQACLAIAEPHALFDPTALKTTAVRTPGGYRLSGVKSLVPAAADAELFIIAAALNGKPALFIVESSSEGLTVEADPSMGVRAAALGRVALDDVAVPLHNRLGEDGASDQDYSEAIAYSRLGWAALAVGTSHAVLDYVIPYIKEREAFGEPIAHRQAVAFMTANIAIELDGLRLITWRGAARAEQGLTFAREAALAKRIATDKGMQIGLDGVQLLGGHGYTKEHPVERWYRDLRALGVAEGVVVL; encoded by the coding sequence ATGACAAATCTCGAATCCCGTCCCAAGCGCACCGGCCCGGAAAGCGCCGTCGGACTCCAGAAGCACAAGCGCACCGCGACCGATATCGGGATCGCACTGCTCACCCCGCTGGTCGGCCAGGAGTTCCTGGACCGCTACGGCCTGCGCGATCCGCTCAACAAGGGTCTGCGCTACGGCGTGAAGACGGCGTTCTCGGCAGCCGGTGCCGGAGCCCGTCAGTTCAAGCGCATCCAGAACATCGGCGGCTCCCCCACCCGGTTGGCGCCCAAGGAGTCGGATTACTTCGACCTGACCCCCGATGACGACCAGAAGATGATCGTCGAGACGGTGGCCGAATTCGCCGAGGAGATCCTGCGCCCGGCCGCCCACGATGCCGATGCCGCAGCCAACTATCCCCCCGATCTGATCGCCAAGGCGGCCGAGATCGGTGTGACGTCGTTGAGCATCCCGGAGAGCTTCGACGGAATCGCAGAACACCGCAGCACCGTCACCGCGGCGCTGGTCGCCGAGGCCCTGGCCTACGGGGACATGGGACTGGCCCTGCCCATCCTGGCTCCCGCCGGTGTCGCATCCGCCCTCACCCACTGGGGAAGCGCCGATCAACAGGCGACCTATCTTCCCGAGTTCGCCGGCGAGAAGGTGCCTCAGGCGTGCCTGGCGATCGCCGAACCACACGCCCTCTTCGATCCGACGGCACTGAAGACCACCGCGGTGCGTACACCTGGCGGCTACCGGCTGTCCGGGGTGAAGTCGCTGGTTCCCGCCGCTGCCGATGCCGAGCTGTTCATCATCGCGGCGGCGCTGAACGGTAAGCCCGCACTGTTCATCGTCGAGTCCTCCAGCGAGGGGCTCACCGTGGAGGCCGACCCGTCCATGGGTGTCCGGGCCGCGGCCCTGGGCCGTGTCGCGCTCGACGACGTCGCCGTTCCGCTGCACAACCGCCTCGGCGAGGACGGCGCCTCCGACCAGGACTACTCGGAAGCGATCGCATACTCGCGATTGGGTTGGGCCGCACTGGCCGTCGGCACCTCGCACGCGGTGCTCGACTACGTCATCCCCTACATCAAGGAGCGCGAAGCGTTCGGCGAGCCGATCGCCCACCGGCAGGCCGTGGCGTTCATGACCGCCAACATCGCCATCGAGCTCGACGGTCTGCGCCTGATCACCTGGCGCGGTGCCGCACGGGCCGAGCAGGGGCTGACCTTTGCTCGAGAAGCGGCCCTGGCCAAGAGGATTGCCACCGACAAGGGCATGCAGATCGGCCTGGATGGCGTGCAGCTGCTCGGTGGCCACGGTTACACCAAGGAACACCCGGTCGAACGCTGGTACCGCGATTTGCGGGCACTCGGCGTCGCCGAGGGTGTCGTCGTCCTGTAG
- a CDS encoding FAD-dependent oxidoreductase, which produces MAIVGERAVVLGGSIAGLLAARVLADHYRSVTIVERDDLTDNPDARRGVSHYRYGRVLPPAATVLLAQLFPGFEDDLAAEGVPALRGDTLTRLHIHVGGHRLARDRDVHRPDAATMHFPSSGLVERTIRRRVQAMGNVTILDDRLAVGLAGTADGSGITGVEVAHGGMTSVLDADLVVDATGRASRTPLLLERMGYSRPPEDYVVVKLAYASQRLQMPEGTLPEQLVAYLPEPERSSMWSLVGHEKNLWTLTVGSMAGHPPPANRPEMLAVGDGLIPDRILAAVRAATPVGETAHFRVPSNRWRRYDKLKRLPRGLLVIGDAICSVNPVYGQGLTLSAIEATILRDCLRYGDADLGRRFFRACTPRLRSAWRIAVGSDLALPEVEGHRRLWVRVAQPCLAAVTAAAETDPHVAVDLIKVTGLLDSPTQLMRPAFVRRVVRANQTRRGSRSEGNRDPRRTQLVPQGT; this is translated from the coding sequence ATGGCGATCGTGGGCGAGCGGGCGGTGGTGCTGGGAGGGAGCATCGCCGGCCTGCTCGCCGCACGGGTCCTCGCCGACCACTACCGCAGCGTCACCATCGTCGAACGCGATGACCTGACCGATAACCCGGACGCCCGCCGCGGGGTATCGCACTATCGCTACGGGCGGGTGCTTCCACCCGCTGCCACCGTGCTCCTTGCCCAGCTGTTTCCGGGCTTCGAGGATGATCTCGCCGCCGAGGGCGTCCCCGCGTTGCGCGGTGACACGCTCACCCGGTTACACATCCATGTCGGTGGGCACCGGCTGGCTCGAGACCGCGATGTCCACCGGCCCGATGCGGCGACGATGCACTTCCCCAGTTCCGGGTTGGTCGAGCGCACCATCCGCCGGCGCGTCCAGGCCATGGGAAATGTGACGATCCTCGACGATCGCCTTGCCGTCGGACTGGCCGGCACCGCCGATGGGTCCGGCATAACCGGTGTCGAGGTGGCGCACGGAGGGATGACGTCGGTGTTGGACGCCGATCTCGTGGTCGATGCCACCGGCCGGGCGTCGCGCACGCCCCTGCTACTCGAGCGAATGGGCTACAGCCGGCCGCCCGAGGACTACGTCGTCGTCAAACTGGCCTACGCCAGCCAGCGCCTGCAGATGCCCGAAGGCACCCTGCCCGAGCAGCTGGTGGCGTATCTGCCGGAACCCGAACGATCATCGATGTGGTCACTGGTCGGCCATGAGAAGAACCTCTGGACGCTCACGGTCGGCTCGATGGCGGGCCACCCACCGCCGGCGAATCGCCCGGAGATGCTCGCCGTCGGTGACGGTCTGATACCCGATCGAATTCTGGCCGCGGTGCGCGCCGCGACACCTGTCGGCGAAACCGCGCATTTCCGGGTGCCGTCGAACCGATGGCGTCGCTACGACAAGCTCAAGCGCCTCCCGCGGGGCCTGCTGGTGATCGGCGACGCGATCTGCAGTGTCAACCCGGTGTATGGCCAGGGGCTGACCTTGTCGGCCATCGAGGCGACCATCCTTCGGGATTGCCTGCGCTATGGCGACGCCGATCTGGGCCGACGGTTCTTCCGCGCGTGCACCCCGCGGCTGCGGAGCGCGTGGCGTATCGCGGTCGGTTCGGACCTCGCGCTGCCGGAGGTTGAAGGGCACCGCCGGCTCTGGGTGCGGGTGGCGCAGCCCTGCCTGGCCGCGGTTACGGCAGCCGCCGAAACCGACCCGCACGTCGCCGTGGACCTGATCAAGGTGACCGGACTGCTGGATTCACCCACCCAACTCATGCGGCCGGCGTTCGTGCGCCGAGTCGTACGCGCCAACCAAACTCGGCGCGGGTCGCGATCTGAGGGGAATCGCGACCCGCGCCGCACTCAACTCGTCCCGCAAGGGACATAG
- the hisN gene encoding histidinol-phosphatase → MTDVADDLALALQLADQADALTMDRFGALDLAIETKPDLTPVTDADKGAEETLRAILTEARPHDGIFGEEFGGAPVSTGRVWVLDPIDGTKNFVRGVPVWCTLIALISDGMPVVGVISAPALGRRWWAADGLGAHTSFAGRQRRIQVSGVNELSAASLSYSDLTTGWDDRRERFVALTDEVWRVRAYGDFWSYCLVAEGAVDIACEPEVKVWDIAPLDILIREAGGTFSSLDGEPGPHGGSALATNGHLHEAVRAHLSV, encoded by the coding sequence ATGACCGACGTCGCCGATGATCTCGCCCTCGCCCTCCAACTCGCCGATCAGGCCGACGCCCTGACCATGGACCGATTCGGCGCCCTGGATCTCGCGATCGAGACGAAACCGGATCTGACCCCGGTCACCGATGCCGACAAGGGCGCCGAGGAGACGCTGCGCGCCATTCTGACCGAGGCCCGGCCCCACGATGGCATCTTCGGTGAAGAGTTCGGCGGCGCACCGGTTTCCACGGGGCGGGTGTGGGTTCTGGACCCCATCGACGGGACCAAGAACTTCGTCAGGGGCGTGCCGGTGTGGTGCACCTTGATCGCCCTGATCTCCGACGGCATGCCGGTCGTCGGTGTCATCAGTGCGCCGGCGCTGGGCAGGCGATGGTGGGCCGCAGACGGTCTGGGCGCACACACCTCGTTCGCCGGCAGACAGCGACGCATCCAGGTGTCCGGTGTCAACGAGCTGTCCGCGGCAAGCCTGTCCTACTCGGATCTGACGACAGGTTGGGACGACCGTCGGGAGCGGTTCGTCGCACTGACCGATGAAGTCTGGCGGGTGCGGGCCTATGGCGATTTCTGGTCCTACTGCCTGGTCGCCGAGGGCGCGGTCGATATCGCCTGTGAACCAGAGGTCAAGGTCTGGGACATCGCCCCGCTGGACATCCTGATCCGCGAGGCCGGCGGCACGTTCAGCAGCCTGGACGGTGAGCCGGGACCGCACGGCGGCAGCGCCCTGGCCACCAACGGTCACCTGCACGAGGCGGTGCGCGCCCACCTTTCCGTGTGA
- a CDS encoding FAD-dependent oxidoreductase — protein MRPYHVAIVGSGPSGFFAAASLLKAGQDDRDFRVDMIEMLPTPWGLVRSGVAPDHPKIKSISAQFAKTAEDPRFRFFGNIGVGEHVHAAELAERYDAVIYAIGAQSDRVLGIPGEDLPGSVSAVDFVGWYNGHPHFEETAPDLDVERAVVIGNGNVALDVARILISEPQILAQTDIADHALDQLGTRAVQEVIVVGRRGPLQAPFTTMELRELGHMEQMAEVDVVVERADFDGITDEDLAAADKTVRTNIKVLREYAELQPEGAQRRVVFRFATSPVEIRGTDKVESIVLGRNELVDEGGRVVAKDTGEREELPVQLVVRAVGYRGVAVDGLPFDERSGTIPHENGRIEGRECEYVVGWIKRGPSGVIGSNKKDSADTVETLLADLKEPRFDEGHAQELHDWLLSRQPRLVTDAHWERIDAHERAIGEAQHRPRVKVANVEKLLGIAHG, from the coding sequence ATGCGCCCGTACCACGTGGCGATCGTCGGCTCTGGACCGTCCGGGTTCTTTGCCGCTGCATCGCTGTTGAAAGCCGGTCAGGACGACCGCGACTTCCGTGTCGACATGATCGAGATGCTGCCGACCCCGTGGGGGCTGGTTCGCTCCGGTGTCGCGCCGGATCACCCGAAGATCAAGTCGATCAGCGCGCAGTTCGCCAAGACCGCGGAGGATCCGCGGTTCCGCTTCTTCGGCAATATCGGCGTCGGCGAGCACGTTCATGCCGCCGAGCTGGCCGAAAGATATGACGCGGTGATCTACGCCATCGGCGCCCAGTCCGACCGGGTGCTCGGTATCCCCGGTGAGGACTTGCCCGGCAGCGTGTCCGCGGTCGATTTCGTCGGGTGGTACAACGGGCACCCGCATTTCGAGGAGACCGCGCCCGACCTCGACGTCGAGCGCGCGGTGGTCATCGGCAACGGCAACGTGGCACTGGACGTGGCCAGGATCCTGATCAGCGAGCCACAGATCCTGGCCCAGACCGATATCGCCGACCACGCGCTGGACCAGCTGGGAACCAGGGCCGTGCAGGAGGTGATCGTGGTGGGCCGCCGCGGACCGCTGCAGGCGCCGTTCACCACCATGGAACTGCGCGAGCTCGGGCACATGGAGCAGATGGCCGAGGTGGACGTCGTCGTCGAACGCGCCGATTTCGACGGCATCACCGACGAGGATCTCGCCGCCGCCGACAAGACCGTGCGCACCAATATCAAGGTGCTGCGCGAGTACGCAGAACTCCAGCCCGAAGGGGCGCAGCGGCGGGTGGTGTTCCGCTTCGCGACCTCACCGGTGGAGATCCGCGGCACCGACAAGGTGGAGTCGATCGTGCTGGGCCGCAACGAACTGGTCGACGAGGGCGGCCGCGTCGTGGCCAAGGACACCGGCGAGCGCGAGGAGCTGCCGGTGCAGCTGGTGGTGCGCGCCGTCGGCTACCGCGGTGTCGCCGTCGACGGGCTGCCGTTCGACGAACGTTCCGGGACCATCCCGCACGAGAACGGCCGCATCGAAGGCCGCGAGTGCGAGTATGTGGTCGGCTGGATCAAGCGCGGACCGTCCGGGGTGATCGGCTCGAACAAGAAGGATTCCGCCGATACCGTCGAGACGCTGCTGGCCGACCTCAAAGAGCCGCGGTTCGATGAAGGGCACGCCCAGGAGTTGCACGACTGGCTGCTTTCGCGCCAGCCCCGACTGGTCACCGATGCGCACTGGGAGCGCATCGACGCCCACGAGCGCGCCATAGGCGAGGCGCAGCACCGGCCGCGGGTCAAGGTGGCCAATGTCGAGAAGTTGCTGGGCATCGCGCACGGCTGA
- the prfB gene encoding peptide chain release factor 2: MDPDRLADIAALDTTLTTVERVLDVEGLRARIATLEAEAADPTLWNDQSHAQKVTSELSHAQNELRRVEELRQRVEDLPVLYELASDEAGAEGDEAKAEADAELAKLREDIEAMEVRTLLSGEYDEREALVNIRSGAGGVDAADWAEMLMRMYIRWAEAHKYPVEVFDTSYAEEAGIKSATFAVHAPYAYGTLSVEQGTHRLVRISPFDNQGRRQTSFAEVEVLPVTETTDHIEIPEGDIRVDVYRSSGPGGQSVNTTDSAVRLTHIPTGIVVTCQNEKSQLQNKVSAMRVLQAKLLERKRQEERAEMDALKSDSGSSWGNQMRSYVLHPYQMVKDLRTEYEVGSPAAVLDGDIDGFLEAGIRWRNRKDDDD, encoded by the coding sequence GTGGATCCAGACCGTCTTGCCGATATCGCCGCCCTCGACACCACGTTGACGACCGTGGAGCGGGTGCTCGATGTCGAGGGTCTGCGCGCCCGCATCGCCACACTCGAAGCAGAGGCCGCCGACCCCACCCTATGGAACGACCAGTCCCACGCACAGAAAGTGACCAGCGAGCTGTCGCACGCGCAGAACGAACTGCGCCGCGTCGAGGAGCTGCGTCAACGTGTCGAGGACCTGCCGGTGCTCTACGAACTGGCCTCGGACGAAGCCGGAGCGGAGGGTGACGAAGCCAAGGCCGAGGCGGACGCGGAGCTGGCCAAGCTGCGCGAGGACATCGAAGCCATGGAGGTCCGGACGCTGCTGTCCGGCGAGTACGACGAGCGCGAGGCGCTGGTCAACATCCGCTCCGGCGCCGGTGGCGTCGACGCCGCCGACTGGGCGGAAATGCTGATGCGGATGTACATCCGGTGGGCCGAGGCGCACAAGTACCCGGTCGAGGTGTTCGACACGTCCTACGCCGAGGAGGCCGGGATCAAGAGCGCCACCTTCGCGGTGCACGCCCCGTATGCCTACGGCACGCTGTCGGTCGAGCAGGGCACCCACCGGCTGGTGCGCATCAGCCCATTCGACAACCAGGGCCGCAGGCAGACTTCCTTCGCCGAGGTCGAGGTGCTGCCGGTCACCGAGACCACCGACCACATCGAGATCCCCGAGGGCGATATCCGCGTCGATGTGTACCGCTCCAGTGGCCCCGGCGGGCAGTCGGTCAACACCACCGACTCGGCGGTCCGGCTGACCCACATCCCGACCGGCATCGTCGTCACCTGTCAGAATGAGAAGTCCCAGCTGCAGAACAAGGTGTCGGCCATGCGCGTGTTGCAGGCCAAGCTGCTGGAACGCAAGCGTCAGGAAGAGCGCGCCGAGATGGACGCACTCAAGAGTGACAGCGGCAGCTCCTGGGGTAACCAGATGCGGTCCTATGTTCTGCACCCCTACCAAATGGTGAAAGACCTCCGCACCGAATACGAGGTCGGGAGTCCGGCCGCGGTGCTCGACGGCGATATCGACGGTTTCCTGGAAGCCGGTATCCGATGGCGCAATAGGAAAGATGACGACGACTAA
- a CDS encoding alpha/beta hydrolase family protein produces MQNVVGRWMRRIGAAAAAALVVPGAIAVAGETATAGAFSRPGLPVEYLMVPSAGMGRDIKIQFQSGGENAPAVYLLDGLRAQEDFSGWDINTQAFEWFLDSGLSVIMPVGGQSSFYADWYAPARNKGPTVTYKWETFLTQELPAYLQANKAVKPTGSAAIGLSMAGSAALNLATWHPQQFIYAGSMSGFLNPSEGWWPFLINIAMGDAGGFKADDMWGKTQDPNSGWKRNDPMVNIPTLVANNTRLWVYCGNGKPNELGGGDLPATFLEDLTIRTNITFRDNYLAAGGSNGVFNFPDNGTHNWAYWGRELQAMKPDLQRVLGAA; encoded by the coding sequence ATGCAGAACGTTGTTGGCCGGTGGATGCGCCGGATCGGGGCCGCAGCCGCGGCCGCGCTGGTCGTGCCTGGCGCGATCGCTGTAGCGGGTGAGACGGCCACCGCCGGTGCCTTCTCCCGCCCCGGACTGCCGGTCGAGTACCTGATGGTGCCGTCGGCCGGAATGGGCCGCGACATCAAGATCCAGTTCCAGAGCGGTGGCGAGAATGCTCCTGCGGTGTACCTGCTGGACGGCCTGCGTGCGCAGGAGGACTTCAGCGGCTGGGACATCAACACCCAGGCCTTCGAATGGTTCCTGGACTCCGGCCTGTCGGTCATCATGCCCGTCGGCGGCCAGTCCAGCTTCTACGCCGACTGGTACGCGCCGGCCCGTAACAAGGGTCCGACCGTCACCTATAAGTGGGAGACCTTCCTGACCCAGGAACTCCCGGCCTACCTGCAGGCCAATAAGGCCGTCAAGCCCACGGGCAGCGCCGCGATCGGTCTGTCGATGGCCGGCTCGGCCGCGCTGAACCTGGCGACCTGGCACCCCCAGCAGTTCATCTACGCCGGTTCGATGTCGGGCTTCCTGAACCCCTCCGAGGGCTGGTGGCCGTTCCTGATCAACATCGCGATGGGTGACGCCGGTGGCTTCAAGGCCGACGACATGTGGGGCAAGACCCAGGATCCCAACAGCGGTTGGAAGCGCAACGACCCGATGGTCAACATCCCGACCCTGGTGGCCAACAACACCCGCCTCTGGGTCTACTGCGGCAACGGCAAGCCCAACGAGCTCGGTGGCGGCGACCTGCCTGCAACCTTCCTCGAGGATCTGACCATCCGTACCAACATCACCTTCCGCGACAACTACCTGGCCGCGGGCGGTTCCAACGGTGTGTTCAACTTCCCGGACAACGGCACCCACAACTGGGCGTACTGGGGCCGGGAGCTGCAGGCCATGAAGCCCGATCTGCAGCGCGTGCTCGGCGCCGCCTGA
- the ftsE gene encoding cell division ATP-binding protein FtsE translates to MITLDKVSKQYKSSARPALDDVSLKIDKGEFVFLIGPSGSGKSTFMRLLLGAEHPTKGDIRVSKFHVNKLADRHIPQLRQVIGCVFQDFRLLQQKTVFENVAFALEVIGKRGDVINRVVPDVLEMVGLSGKAARLPHELSGGEQQRVAIARAFVNRPLLLIADEPTGNLDPETSKDIMDLLERINRTGTTVLMATHDHHIVDSMRQRVIELELGRLIRDEQRGVYGMDR, encoded by the coding sequence ATGATCACCCTCGACAAAGTGAGCAAGCAGTACAAATCCTCTGCCCGCCCGGCGCTGGATGACGTCTCGCTCAAGATCGACAAGGGTGAGTTCGTCTTCCTGATCGGGCCGTCCGGCTCGGGCAAGTCGACGTTCATGCGCCTGTTGCTTGGCGCCGAGCACCCGACCAAAGGCGATATCCGGGTTTCCAAGTTCCACGTCAACAAGCTCGCCGACCGGCACATCCCGCAGCTGCGACAGGTGATCGGTTGCGTCTTCCAGGACTTCCGGCTGCTGCAGCAGAAGACGGTCTTCGAGAACGTGGCCTTCGCGCTGGAGGTGATCGGCAAGCGCGGTGACGTGATCAACCGGGTGGTACCCGACGTGCTGGAGATGGTCGGCCTGTCCGGTAAGGCCGCTCGGCTGCCGCACGAACTCTCCGGCGGCGAACAGCAGCGCGTCGCGATCGCCAGGGCGTTTGTCAACCGACCCCTGCTGCTGATCGCCGACGAGCCGACCGGCAACCTGGACCCGGAAACCAGCAAGGACATCATGGATCTGCTTGAGCGGATCAATCGCACCGGCACCACCGTTCTGATGGCCACGCACGATCACCACATCGTGGACTCGATGCGTCAGCGCGTCATCGAACTGGAACTGGGCCGGCTCATCCGCGACGAACAGCGCGGTGTCTACGGAATGGATCGCTAG